ATCGAGTCGATCAGCGCGAGAGTTTCGCTTTCATATGTGTAGAGAAAGTTGATTCTGGCATTCGGTTCCTTCTTCGACTCCGGACGGCCGGCGCCATAATAAAACACCTCTGGAGTCGAGGCAGGTTGCAAAGCTCTCTCTTGAACACACGAAAACCATGGCCCGATTATCGACGAAGTGCCGACAATGAAAGTCCCTAATACGCGGCCCGAGAATACCCAGACGCGGTTCGCCATGTACTCCCGTTTTCTCAAGTTATACCTAACTCCAATTCCTGTTTTTGTCCAAAAAACTCTCCTGGGGCTTAAGCCCCTTGTTATGATTGGGCGGCATACTGGCAAAACGGGACGGCCCCAATAGGACCGTCCCGCTTCGTTTATGAGACACGAATGAAAAGCCGAATCAACGCAGGTCGTCGAGTTCCTTGCGGAGGTCGCGCAGTTCTTCCCGCAGCTCTTCGAGGGCCTCTTGCAACTCCTCGCGCAATTGCTGGCCTTCCTCGCTGTTCCAACTGCGACGTAATGCGCGCATCTCATCCCGCATCCGGCGACGGGAATCCTCGTCCCAGTTCCAGTGCATGTCGGCCTGGAAGGGCTGGACGTGCATGCGCGGCGCGCCAATTCCCGACCAAGTGTCGTAGGTTTCGACACTCACATCGAAGGACTTGTCCGCTCCCTGGCGTTTGATCGTGACGGCGACGGTCTCGTCGTCGTCCTTATCGGCGATCGCCTTACGGATGTCGTTGATGTCGTCGACCTGCTTGCCGTTCATCTTGTAGATCACATCCCCGGCCATCAACCCCGCCTTGGCGGCGGGCGAATCCTTCTCGACCTGATTGACGAGGGCGCCGCCTTCAACGCCGTAGGACTCGGCCAATTGATCGGAAAGCTCATACAATGAAACCCCGATACGCGAGGTCGAGAGCTGTCCGGTCGAGAAACCATAGACCCGCGGCGGAGTCGGAGCATCGGGTGGTGTGGGCGTGTCGAAGTCGAAGTCAAAGTTCATGTCAGGGTCGCCGAAGAATTGGAAGTCCCCGCCCTTGTCCTCGCCCATGACGACTGTGACTGTCTGCTTCTTGCCGTCGCGAACGATGACAATGTCCTTGTTGGAATCGGGCTCTGACCAGTCGATGAGTCGCGTCAGACGCCGTACCGAACTGGCATCCTTGCCGTCGAATTTCAGCACCACATCGCCGCGTTTGAGTCCCGCCTTCTCGGCCGGGGAATCCTCGACCACGCGGGTAATCAGGACC
This genomic window from Candidatus Zixiibacteriota bacterium contains:
- a CDS encoding PDZ domain-containing protein yields the protein MTRLTNVKAGRSWAAVGGVLVVIGLVAVLTLHAQARSDEGYLGVYIQEIDEDLAAANDLTSTKGVLITRVVEDSPAEKAGLKRGDVVLKFDGKDASSVRRLTRLIDWSEPDSNKDIVIVRDGKKQTVTVVMGEDKGGDFQFFGDPDMNFDFDFDTPTPPDAPTPPRVYGFSTGQLSTSRIGVSLYELSDQLAESYGVEGGALVNQVEKDSPAAKAGLMAGDVIYKMNGKQVDDINDIRKAIADKDDDETVAVTIKRQGADKSFDVSVETYDTWSGIGAPRMHVQPFQADMHWNWDEDSRRRMRDEMRALRRSWNSEEGQQLREELQEALEELREELRDLRKELDDLR